DNA from Struthio camelus isolate bStrCam1 chromosome 18, bStrCam1.hap1, whole genome shotgun sequence:
cctccttggagatgctcaaagcccaactggacatggtcctgggcaacctgctctagctgaccctgctttgagcaggggggttgaactagatgatctccagagttcccttccaacctcaactattctgtgattttaaaaaacaaacacccccccccccacacacacacacacgcactcttTTGCTTAGATTAATCATTACTTCATTAGTGTGTATGCCCAAGTATTCATCAAAATAATTCAAAGGAATACTAACTTAAATCTTacattatttttccagaaacTTAAGTGTATAATCCTCAGTTTGAAGTAATGGTCCCACTGGTGCTTTTAAGATTAGATAAATATTCATACAAATCCTGCTAAAGTAGCAAAAAGTGTGAATTATACACATGCAAAAGTAAATGGATTATTTATAGATAAACTTCTCGGGTACTTTTAATATTAGTTGGCAATATCAACTGCTGCGCTGGATTGTATATTTCTGTGTTTCACAGGTCGAAAGTTTGACTTGAGAGTTTATGTTCTAGTGACGTCTGTAAGTGCAAAATACTATGATGTAATTGCTATGCCAGAACTGGATTTTCTTGCCTTAATGTTTGGTtgctcttttcctgttctctcaGTACGTCCCACTGAAGGCCTGGTTATACAGGGATGGATTTGCTCGCTTCTCTAATACACGATTTACTCTGAATAGCATAGATGATCATTGTATCCTACCCATCTGTGCGCCCTATAAAAAGGGGTAAGAAAAGGAATATAACATTGTAATGTTTGATATCGGATATATCAGACGCATCTTGTCACTTCTGATTCCTCTAAACATCTATGGGATTCTCCTgtcctgttgctgctgctgtcattCTGTCTGTCTCCTATCTTTTTTTCACAGGAAGACTGGTCAGTAGATCATTAGAAACGTCAGTATGAAAAATCAGCTAGGACCAATGGTGAAACGTCAGTTCTCGTTTTATTCTTAGTGGTTgaatttttgcagcttttcttcttccttagcttcatagaaattaagaacaaaatgATTCATTGGGTAGAACTGTTTGATTTCCTGTGTGTCACACTTGCTACTGTATTGAGTTTGATAGATTTTATTTGATAAACACATCCTCCTAAAAGGTATCCCACCTTAATTTGGCAGCTTAAGAGACAGAAAAACCCCATCACTTTCCTCAGTGATAGTTCAGCAGAGTTCATACTCGCTCTGAATGATCAAGGGCCGTTCCAGAGTGGTACAGCAAACGCTCTTGGATATAGGCGTGCTGAGGGTTGGAGGCATACTTTTGTGAAGGGCTTCATGTCAGTCATGAGGGACAGTGTTAGCTCAGGGCAGTCATGTATTCTTTTTTCTAGATACTTGCTTGTCATTACTTctgacttttgttctttttcctgtattttttagTAAGATACTATCATGTGGTGTTGAATATAAGATCGGGTGGCTGAAGCCTGTGGTTACAGACAGGGAGGTGGCATTGGGGCAGAAAAGGATGGTTTAGAGTAAGAATTCAATATTTACTTGTTCACTGTCTGTCTTTGATCCTTATCTCCGCTTCCTGCCAGATGTTCATCTCACAAACGTTGCAGTGCAAAAGACTGCACCTGATTATGATCCAGAGAAGGTGAGTGAATATGCACTGCCTGTAGACTATTCCCCTGATGCCTGCCATTTGGACTCTTCTGGCAGATGCAAGCAAGCTGACCTCATCATGCCAGCTGCCATGCTGTGGACGTGTGCTGCAGCCACTTAAATGTGCTATCTTGTCTCCAGATACCCATAAATGTGACTTCATTGATAGAAGCTTTAGGAGAGAGAGGGCAAGTGTTCTGCTTTAACTATTGCTTTACAGCTGTTAGCTCATCTATAAGGCTGATCTTTTCGACTTCAAACATAATAACTTTCTGGTTAGTGCTTCTCTGAGATGTAGATATCTTATTGCTTAGCCCTGCACTTCTAAGACCACAGTGGTACGACAAGCTTAACAATTCCACCGCGCAACTGTCACTGTTAAGCTTCCTGTCTCAAGAGGCAGCAgttgaaagagagaggaaaatcttAGATGTGATATTCTTAGCGAATCTGAGACAAAAGTCAACTTTTGATAGTAATAAAGGACTGTGGTGAACTTCCCATTTTATAGGCTGCTCCCTTCTATAAATTTCTCTCGTATGTATGGAAAGGAGCGTCGTTGCAATGCGCTGATAGTAGATGAGATGATTGCTGATAGGGAACTTCTAATGGGAACCTTAATAATTTTTTCTAACGCCACACAGTAATCAAGCTCGAAGAGCTTAACTGCACTGTGGAATTAGTGGCCCCTACCTTTCGATGTCTGGCTTTTTACTGAGAATTCTTGGTTGGCTGTAGAGACTGCAGAGCGATGATTTTTAGCAGATTGAATGCATTGTCATCTGTTGGAAACAGTTTAGTGTAATTGTGTTTGGATGTCTCAGGGCTGCAAGTGGATGATTCAGCAGCTCAGACAGTACCTGACTGCCAAGCACGGAGCAGAATTGGTGGAAGTTCTCTTTGCGGATATGGACAACATTTTCATCAAGAGCCTTCAGAGTGTTCAGAAAGTGATTATCAGTGACAAACACTGCTTTGAGCTCTATGGATATGACATCTTGATCGATCAGAATCTGAAACCGTAAGGGTGTTAATAAACATACAAGGGGCTACGGTATCAGGCTGGCTGCTTTCCCTGGGAGATAGGAATGCTTTGGGATGCTTCTATATCTCGTGGATAGGTGCTTGCAAGCTGGCTTAGAGGCAGCCAGTCCAGGAACTAAGTGAAATTTAAAGATATTTGAACTGCTTTATATGAAGGAAGCTGAAATCTGGAAGCAGTACAGCTGGTTTTGCTCAGAGTATCAGGGCTTATTAGCTGGGTGCTGCAACATGTAAATTTGTCTGTACTTTTAGCAGGTTTACACAACACAGTGCTATTTTGGGCAATATTTTTCCTCCAGTATCAACATATCACAAGTAGAACAGCAATTACCAGAAATGGAAGGGTTATCATGGTCTCTTCTGCTGTTTATGATTCTAGACACAATATATTACAGCAGTATCCCATGGGCATTGATAAATGTCCTGCCACTGCTATTAGGCTGCTAGCACTAGAACATGACTCCTTTATCTGTGGTATGCTGGCCAAAAGGCAGACCAAAACTGAACAATGTCCTTCTGTTATTAGTGGAGAGAAAAAGAGCTCCACAGGATTTgaggattaaaacaaacaaaaaacctcttaaTTTgactctatttatttatttttttttaaacacagcttttCTCACTGGCTAAATGAGAAATATATATCGATTAAAGTTCAGCCGAAAGTCTCATTTTCATCCGCTACATTTGCAACCCAAGTATTGCAACAGCAGGAATCTGACAGTGCAACTGACTTGTCGTTATCCAAGTTGACAAAAATAGAAACGGCAAATAGTACTTCAGAACTGACAAGCAAATAAGACTGTTATTCTTTCAGCCTTAATCATGTAAAGTGCTATTAGTACTGTAGGTAAAACAAATCTTAAGGAAACTTCCTTATGTTGACAGTGTTCTCTTATGAAGTGTCTTCTCTCATTTGTTTACTCTTCTTCCCTCTAAGAAGACAGAGTAGCTGGTATACCTGTTAAAGCCTTGGGTCCAGTCAGCATCAGTCCAGTATTTCATGCAGTGCCCCTGGGGACAGCTTTATTTCAAGTGAGCAAATAAACGCAGCTCAGCTGTGGTCTTGGATGGCCTTAATTCATACAATCTAGTCTGTTCATAGCCTCAAACCAAATTACTGCTTAGACAGTCAGCGCATAAAGAAGCAGAGTAACTTTAGTTGTTCAGGAAACAAATCTAACTGTAGTGAATTGGAATGAAAGTCATTGATGTCATTGTAATTCTCAGAAACTGCTATTGCAGTTTGCTGCTTTTACTGGGTTCTCATAGGAGAGTTATTTGACCATTTTCTGTATTGTCTTAGGGAACTGTTCCCAGGATACATCTGTGTTCCTCCACCAGAAAAGGGTTAATGTTTATTCTGTGAATTTTCCCTGGCATTTACTGTTTCATCTGgactttgtttttaacttgtataCCTTTCTGGATGCTAGAGggattttttctttattaccaCTGAGAACAGGAATAGAAACTTTGCAATAAGCGCAGAATGTTCTTTGGCTCAGTGTACAGGAATGAGATTTGGGGTTAGATTTCCTATTGCTTCGCACTCTTATTCCTGCCTGCTAGCATGTAATGATGTTTCTGTAGATGGACTTTTCTGTTAGAGGAACCGTTGGCAAAAATGTCCGTTTCTCCATAATTCACTGCTCATCTTTTCTCCTTAGCTGGCTTCTTGAGGTAAATGCTTCACCTTCCCTCGCTGCCAGTAGCCAGGAAGACTATGAACTCAAGTGTCATCTTCTCAAAGACACACTTCATATTGTGGACATGGAAGGCAGGTGGGCAAGATTTTTATTATCCTCTAacagtttttattaaaatgcatgaaatGGATGGTCTGGTTCTGTCTCTTCTGTGCAACTGATCATAATCCTCCTAAGTTTTATAACCATTAAGTAATGAATTTCCAAAACGAGCAAAGTAAGCAAGCATACTGCCACTTCAgagtgggaaaacaaagcaacacGGGGCGTAAGGGAAATGGAGTTAGTGTTGGAGCTGGGACTCGCACAAGAACTCTCCTTCAGAGTCTGTTCTTTATCGTGCTTCCCGCACTTACCTCCTCTTCAAGCTCTGTGTTCCAAGAAGTGTGCCTTGCATCATGATGTGATTGACTTTGCAACTGTGCTTATATAAAAAGATGTCCACTGCTTTCAGCTGTTCAGCTTTGTCTCTGATTGACTGGAATTTTATTCCTGTGTGCGGACAGATGATTGGCATTACTCAGGTACTTCAGTACATGCATTTGATGTTGTAGGCTGACAGGGAAGGAGAAGCGTGTTGGAGGCTTTGACCTTATATGGAACGATGGGCCTGTCAGCAGAGAAGGAAACCTGGATACACCACTGAATGAGAGCTTCAGGGCAAATACCCATTTAGGTACTTACTCAtccagagctggcagggtgcccTACTCAGGTTCTTAGGTTATCTGTATGCCAACAAGAAGAGAGCACGCACATCTCACTTGAGAACAAAAGAACAGGGTGTGTGTGCTCTTACACGATGAAGAGTCCAAAAGGAGCAAATGCTTTCCAAAAGTGGATGTAAGTAATCAGATTGCAGAAGCACTGTTGGGAACGTGTATAAATGAAGTGGCAACAGTTTTGTTTCTAGGCCTGTACTTTAAACCACTGCAGACTTCTTTACGTGCCAGCTTGGCTTCAAAAACTGCTCCACAGTCATTGTGGTAACTGTTTATTAGGCACTTTTTTGACACTGTGTGTTTTACTGGTGTGAAGTAGTTCTGAGATTCTTAAATCGTACCTCAGTGAGGCTAAGCATGTATCATACATTTCTTTGGTAGTACTCAGCTCAGTGTGCCTACAGTCATCTCTGGCTGTAGTTCCAAAAGACCAAAGCAGAGTACAGCTTTACCTGAAAGCGGGCAATTACCTTATCCCTTTACAGGAATGAAGAGTATGGTCACATATAACTCTCTGGTTAATGCTTTCTTTGCAGGCTGCTACAATGACAGGAAGAAACAACtgaagcagcttttcaggagtCTTCATGCCCAGCAGAAAGTGTAATGCTGACCCACAGCTTAGGCTGTGAGAGTGCACCATGGAAGAATCTCACTCTCCCCCTTCCTCAGACTGTAGCGCAGCAgttcctacttttttttctggaCGCTTGCTGCCTCAGCATGAGACTGTTGTTGTTCTTTGTTTGTAAGTTTAACTGTTACAGCTCCCAAGCTGGGAAAACCTTAACAAATGAATCTATTATCTAAACTAACGACAGGAGTGAGATGAGTTTTAACAATGGTACAGCTAAGTATCTTAGTTATggggagctgtggctggaggTAACCCTACAGAAAAAGATTACTCGGTGCTGTTCTATGCTGCAGGCTGGAGCCACAGCTTGGTGTGTTAGTCAGGACTAGCAGGAAGGGAATACAACTCTGTGCGCTAAGTGTGGCTGTGGACACGCCCTGTAGATGGGAGTaggactggggggggggtgtctttggATCAAATATGCTGACATCATTTTAGAACCAAGCGGCTAGAAGAATTTGAATAAAATACTTTGTAATGGGTGACGCTAGCGATGCTAGCTTCTTAGCTGTCCTTTGTGGGTCACTCATATAGGTTAGTTTTGTACTGCGTAAGGAAATAAAGGAGCTGAACACATTCTGCAGAGCAAAACAGAGCTTTTAAGGCAGGCAGGCATCTGATCCTCTTACTGCCACTACTATGGAAACATGTCAGATCATAAAACCTGTTGCTGTGATACTGTAAAAATAACCTTGCCATCACATGTTACGGAGACACTTACTGGCTGTACTATACAGGTTATGCAAGAGTGCAGTTATAATACTGGGACTGAACAACATGTCTGCTCATGTCTAAACATGAACTGCTCACGTTTAGAAGAGACGTAACTTTCTGAAAAGCTACAGCAAAACAGCTCAGTTCACAAGCTGACGTTATTTTTAATCTGTGTATCTGAAACTTAAGCCTGTAGTGGACATCCTTGCCTCTTGCAAAGCTACggaattttaaaacttaaatttaagattagttgttttttaaatattttttaaactccCCTCAGTTTTAAGGAGTCTGAAACAGGACTTTTCTGTCTAAACACTGTTCAAGTTTCACGCATATGTGGAACTGGTCACGGCAATGCAAGGTTGTCTAGAGGATTCACATCTAACATAGGAAACTGGAAGGCTGATTAGGGAATCAGGAAAACGGAGGTGTTCTGTTTAAAGTTTTACGCAGCTGCTCAGAGGCTGCAAAAGGGAAC
Protein-coding regions in this window:
- the TTLL9 gene encoding probable tubulin polyglutamylase TTLL9, whose product is MPLEYHLFVEEFRKNPGITWIMKPVGRSQGKGIFLFRKLKDIIDWKKDGVHTDDQKDETQVEVYVAQQYIENPYLIGGRKFDLRVYVLVTSYVPLKAWLYRDGFARFSNTRFTLNSIDDHYVHLTNVAVQKTAPDYDPEKGCKWMIQQLRQYLTAKHGAELVEVLFADMDNIFIKSLQSVQKVIISDKHCFELYGYDILIDQNLKPWLLEVNASPSLAASSQEDYELKCHLLKDTLHIVDMEGRLTGKEKRVGGFDLIWNDGPVSREGNLDTPLNESFRANTHLGCYNDRKKQLKQLFRSLHAQQKV